The following are from one region of the Hymenobacter sp. YIM 151858-1 genome:
- a CDS encoding oxygen-dependent tRNA uridine(34) hydroxylase TrhO, with product MDYRVLLYYCYTPIDDVLAFREEHHRLCLKLDLRGRIIVAEEGLNGTVSGTQENCEAYMQAVKADARFDALEFKIEEAPAHAFQKLHVRIKPEIVHVGLPAIKPYERTGVHLSPKEFRDMKDRDDVVILDVRSDYEHNLGRFKNAVTLDIGNFREFPEKVEELRKYQDKKILTYCTGGIKCEKASAYLLEQGFENVYQLHGGIIKYGLEAGGEDFEGKCYVFDGRVAVDVNSVNPTVLAHCVCCGQPNERMVNCANPHCNDHVVQCESCGEKLDGACSEACQQHPDKRPYDGTGNYPKLSNHYNPEQGLLSYCPPVR from the coding sequence ATGGACTACCGCGTACTGCTTTACTACTGCTACACGCCCATCGACGATGTACTGGCGTTTCGCGAAGAGCACCACCGCCTCTGCCTGAAACTCGATTTGCGCGGCCGCATTATTGTGGCCGAGGAAGGCCTGAACGGCACCGTTTCGGGCACGCAGGAAAACTGCGAGGCCTACATGCAGGCCGTGAAGGCCGACGCGCGCTTCGATGCTTTGGAGTTTAAAATCGAGGAGGCGCCAGCCCATGCCTTTCAGAAACTGCACGTGCGCATCAAGCCCGAAATCGTGCACGTGGGCTTGCCCGCCATCAAGCCCTACGAGCGTACCGGGGTGCACTTGTCGCCGAAAGAATTCCGCGACATGAAAGACCGCGACGACGTGGTAATTCTGGACGTGCGCTCCGATTACGAGCACAACCTGGGCCGGTTCAAGAATGCTGTTACCCTCGACATCGGCAACTTCCGGGAGTTTCCGGAGAAGGTGGAGGAGTTGCGGAAGTATCAGGACAAGAAGATTCTGACGTATTGCACCGGCGGTATTAAGTGCGAAAAGGCCTCGGCGTACCTGCTCGAGCAAGGGTTCGAAAACGTATACCAGCTCCACGGCGGCATCATCAAGTACGGCCTCGAAGCGGGCGGCGAAGACTTTGAGGGCAAGTGCTACGTGTTTGATGGTCGGGTGGCCGTGGATGTGAACTCCGTAAACCCCACCGTGCTAGCGCACTGCGTATGCTGCGGCCAGCCCAACGAGCGGATGGTGAACTGCGCCAACCCCCATTGCAACGACCACGTGGTGCAATGCGAAAGCTGCGGCGAAAAGCTCGACGGCGCTTGCTCCGAAGCCTGCCAGCAGCACCCCGACAAACGCCCCTACGACGGCACCGGCAACTACCCCAAGCTGAGCAACCACTACAACCCCGAGCAGGGCCTGCTTTCGTACTGCCCGCCGGTACGGTAA
- a CDS encoding NeuD/PglB/VioB family sugar acetyltransferase, with translation MENPVIILGAQNVGTAALDAFNSNEVVVYCLLDDNQNLQNTDLHDIPVMGSTDDEQFLKLLGKKCEVFVATEDTASRRALTNMLRQEYEQVPVNAIHRAASVSEHAWLGHGNLVSAGAVLSSDCKIGNGCLIGARAVVDVRAQLADYVQVGAGAIINSEVVVEEQAFIGSGAVVVSGVKIGAKARVGAGAVVVADVPAGQTVFGNPAAKV, from the coding sequence ATGGAAAATCCCGTTATCATCCTCGGTGCCCAAAACGTTGGCACCGCCGCCCTCGATGCCTTCAACAGCAACGAAGTGGTGGTGTACTGTCTGCTCGACGACAACCAGAACCTGCAGAACACCGATCTGCACGACATTCCGGTGATGGGCAGCACCGACGACGAGCAGTTTCTGAAGCTGCTGGGCAAAAAATGCGAGGTGTTCGTGGCTACCGAAGACACGGCCAGCCGCCGAGCCCTCACCAACATGCTGCGCCAGGAGTACGAGCAAGTGCCCGTAAACGCCATTCACCGGGCGGCCAGCGTTTCGGAGCACGCTTGGCTGGGCCACGGCAACCTGGTGTCGGCCGGCGCCGTGCTCAGCTCCGATTGCAAAATCGGCAACGGTTGCCTGATTGGCGCCCGGGCCGTGGTAGATGTGCGCGCCCAGCTCGCCGACTACGTGCAAGTTGGCGCCGGGGCCATCATCAACAGCGAAGTCGTGGTGGAGGAGCAAGCCTTTATCGGCTCGGGCGCGGTGGTTGTGTCCGGGGTTAAAATCGGGGCCAAAGCGCGCGTAGGAGCCGGCGCCGTGGTAGTGGCCGATGTGCCCGCCGGCCAAACCGTTTTCGGCAACCCAGCTGCGAAGGTGTAA
- a CDS encoding FtsK/SpoIIIE family DNA translocase, with protein MAKNTYKPANAPAPRATNEPRPRNQPKAAAAEPVREPKRPAPPAAPKAPRQPLKLPNIGLSFAFLRDRRFQLFVGFFFLLTSLYLTIAFLSYLFTGHADQSVVEGLDQTSVKEAGQESGNWLGLLGAWVSQLLIQQGFGIAAFALIPVAFAAGYKVVFRRAEVSLSFVSAVCMFAMLWLSMLMGYLVLSIQTPDADPRVAHSLDFLSGGVGYEAALWLDSLIGWGTVLLLAFLLISFVVGFFNVTTLNLPRRLGAAADDDAEAPANMPEPALYGQTGLGVNHAANPGASLDGDDADDDSMGFTLRRVGPLAEPEKPAPAKAAKPEPKPEPARPALAFALDDDGEEEQTPAAISLSPAASAAGVAASLAMGGVAQAAAPALGAAAAATVASSGPSFSFEAPAAEPEPAPVFAASSIPTPLSLADLADNDAPLPAPTAAKGPAFEVEMPREPEPAPVLAIETDTDELDPAAGAAVAAVVEEDEDAMPMVNYDPTLDLPRYQYPTLELLNDYGQAKAQVSKEELEANKDRIVETLGHYGINIASIKATIGPTVTLYEIVPDAGVRISKIKSLEDDIALSLAALGIRIIAPIPGKGTIGIEVPNTKKEMVSIRSVLSTEKFRNSEMSLPIAFGRTITNEVFVADLAKMPHLLMAGATGQGKSVGLNVILASLLYKRHPAQLKFVLVDPKKVELSIFNKIERHYLAKLPDTEEAIITDTKKVVNTLNSLCMEMDRRYDLLKDAGCRNLSEYNRKFTERRLNPKKGHRYMPFIVLVIDELADLMMTAGKEVETPIARLAQLARAIGIHLIVATQRPSVNVITGIIKANFPCRISFKVTSKIDSRTILDTGGADQLIGQGDMLFSAGSDLIRVQCAFIDTPEVDRVCDFIGEQQGYSDAYMLPEVAGSDGDAGGGNEDMDPADRDSMFEEAARVIVQHQQGSTSLLQRRLKLGYNRAGRLIDQLEHAGIVGPFEGSKAREVLIPDEYALEQLLNSLPK; from the coding sequence ATGGCAAAGAATACGTACAAACCCGCGAATGCCCCGGCTCCTCGGGCCACCAACGAGCCCCGCCCGCGCAACCAACCCAAGGCGGCCGCGGCCGAGCCGGTGCGCGAACCCAAACGCCCGGCCCCGCCGGCCGCTCCCAAAGCGCCGCGCCAGCCCCTGAAGCTGCCCAACATCGGGCTTTCGTTTGCCTTCCTGCGCGACCGGCGCTTTCAGCTGTTCGTGGGCTTTTTCTTCCTGCTCACCTCGCTGTACCTCACCATTGCCTTCCTCTCGTACCTGTTCACGGGCCACGCCGACCAAAGCGTGGTGGAGGGCCTCGACCAGACCTCGGTAAAAGAAGCCGGGCAGGAGTCGGGCAACTGGCTGGGGCTGCTGGGGGCCTGGGTTTCGCAACTGCTTATTCAGCAAGGCTTTGGCATTGCCGCCTTTGCGCTGATACCGGTGGCCTTTGCGGCCGGCTACAAAGTGGTGTTCCGGCGGGCCGAGGTGTCACTCAGCTTTGTGTCGGCCGTGTGCATGTTTGCCATGCTGTGGCTTAGCATGCTGATGGGCTACCTGGTGCTAAGCATTCAAACGCCCGACGCCGACCCGCGCGTGGCGCACAGCCTCGACTTTTTGAGCGGCGGCGTGGGCTACGAGGCCGCCCTGTGGCTCGATAGCCTGATTGGCTGGGGTACGGTGCTGCTGCTGGCTTTCCTGCTGATTTCCTTTGTGGTAGGCTTCTTCAACGTTACCACCCTCAACCTGCCGCGTCGCCTAGGTGCCGCGGCCGACGACGACGCGGAGGCGCCAGCCAACATGCCCGAGCCGGCCCTGTACGGCCAAACCGGCCTAGGTGTCAACCACGCCGCCAACCCCGGGGCCTCGCTCGATGGCGACGACGCCGACGACGATTCGATGGGCTTTACGCTCCGCCGCGTAGGCCCCCTGGCCGAGCCCGAAAAGCCCGCTCCGGCCAAAGCCGCCAAGCCCGAGCCGAAACCCGAACCCGCCCGCCCCGCCTTGGCCTTCGCCCTCGACGACGACGGCGAGGAGGAGCAAACGCCCGCGGCCATCAGCCTCAGCCCGGCGGCTTCGGCGGCCGGTGTGGCGGCCTCGTTGGCCATGGGCGGCGTGGCGCAGGCCGCAGCCCCGGCCCTAGGGGCGGCAGCAGCCGCTACGGTGGCCAGCAGCGGCCCCAGTTTCTCCTTCGAAGCCCCGGCCGCCGAGCCCGAGCCCGCCCCGGTATTTGCGGCGAGCAGCATTCCTACGCCGCTGTCGTTGGCCGATTTGGCCGATAACGACGCGCCGCTGCCCGCGCCTACCGCTGCCAAAGGCCCGGCGTTTGAGGTAGAGATGCCGCGCGAGCCCGAACCCGCGCCGGTGCTGGCCATCGAAACCGACACGGATGAGCTGGACCCTGCCGCCGGCGCCGCCGTGGCGGCCGTGGTAGAGGAGGACGAGGACGCCATGCCCATGGTGAACTACGACCCCACGCTCGATCTGCCCCGCTACCAGTACCCCACGCTCGAGCTGCTCAACGATTACGGGCAGGCCAAAGCGCAGGTAAGCAAGGAAGAACTGGAGGCCAACAAAGACCGCATCGTGGAGACGCTGGGCCACTACGGCATCAACATCGCCTCCATCAAAGCCACCATCGGCCCCACGGTTACGCTCTACGAAATCGTACCCGATGCCGGCGTGCGCATCAGCAAAATCAAGAGCCTCGAAGACGACATTGCCCTGAGCCTGGCCGCCCTGGGTATCCGCATCATCGCGCCCATTCCGGGCAAAGGCACCATCGGTATCGAGGTGCCGAACACCAAAAAGGAAATGGTGTCGATTCGCTCGGTGCTCAGCACGGAGAAGTTCCGGAACAGCGAGATGAGCCTGCCCATCGCCTTCGGCCGCACCATTACCAACGAGGTGTTTGTGGCCGACCTGGCCAAGATGCCGCACTTGCTGATGGCTGGTGCCACCGGCCAGGGTAAGTCGGTGGGCCTGAACGTGATTCTGGCCTCGCTGCTCTACAAGCGCCACCCCGCCCAGCTGAAGTTTGTGCTCGTCGACCCGAAGAAGGTGGAACTCAGCATCTTCAACAAGATTGAGCGACACTACCTGGCTAAGCTGCCCGATACCGAGGAGGCCATCATCACCGATACCAAAAAAGTGGTGAACACGCTAAACTCGCTGTGCATGGAAATGGACCGCCGCTACGACCTGCTGAAGGACGCCGGCTGCCGCAACCTGAGCGAGTACAACCGCAAGTTCACGGAGCGTCGCCTGAACCCCAAAAAGGGGCACCGCTACATGCCCTTCATTGTGCTGGTAATCGACGAGCTGGCCGACCTGATGATGACCGCCGGCAAGGAGGTTGAAACCCCGATTGCCCGCCTCGCGCAGCTGGCCCGTGCCATTGGTATTCACCTGATTGTGGCTACGCAGCGCCCCTCGGTAAACGTTATTACCGGTATCATCAAGGCCAACTTCCCGTGCCGCATCAGCTTCAAGGTTACCTCCAAGATTGACTCGCGGACCATTCTGGACACGGGCGGCGCCGACCAGCTGATCGGCCAGGGCGACATGCTGTTCTCGGCCGGCTCCGACCTGATTCGCGTGCAGTGCGCATTCATCGACACGCCCGAGGTGGACCGCGTGTGCGACTTTATCGGTGAACAACAAGGCTACTCCGATGCTTATATGCTACCGGAAGTAGCCGGCTCCGACGGCGACGCCGGCGGCGGCAACGAGGACATGGACCCCGCCGACCGCGACTCGATGTTTGAGGAAGCCGCCCGCGTAATCGTGCAGCATCAGCAAGGCAGCACCTCGCTGCTGCAGCGCCGCTTGAAGCTGGGCTACAACCGCGCCGGCCGATTAATCGACCAATTGGAACACGCGGGCATCGTTGGGCCGTTTGAAGGCAGCAAGGCCCGCGAGGTTTTGATACCCGACGAGTACGCTTTGGAACAGTTGTTGAATAGCCTCCCCAAGTAA
- a CDS encoding DUF6044 family protein translates to MTTRSRILTAAQAPWLLALLALLLLWLPCVLRGPDSYVLIDDNLDAEISVPYLLQHFGVALDYRPAAQVPAVMNGLPRNALRPGLNATVALFGVFGPLTAYWVNQLLVRVVALLGMYCLVRRYGLAAQPHRPLAAAVALAWAVLPAYTIYGLSALGTPWPVLAVLELRRGSRAWWPWLVLVAFPLWSMLVLGGFFVVAALSLLLAADWLRHRRLALAACGGVVVLGLGYCVTEWPLISSVLLRPQFVPHRVEFRLAELAPQGLAAGLRSTLQYLGWGQYHSSRFFHGGVALALVAAAWQLRRAPRPARQAWRQRVGAGLAVLVALSVFCGFYPQAMGPIQRVAPALGAFNLTRFHFLMPLLWFGLWVLALRRLAAGPLRTGLIVLQLAIGLGSNAEWLNNLRLWAGRPAPHEPTWRQFVAPELFGQARRQLEQRSGQPAAAWRVACLGLPPAVAQLNDFYTLDSYQNNYPLPYKHRFRRIIAPELAKSPELRRYFDDWGNRCYLFAAGLGRNFRVGRTDGVVVQDFRLDTAAFRAMGGRYVLSAVRLAHPARAGLQLIAQPDSPTAYWALYIYEIRP, encoded by the coding sequence ATGACGACCCGTTCCCGAATCCTAACCGCCGCCCAAGCGCCCTGGCTGTTGGCGCTGCTGGCTTTGCTGCTCCTGTGGCTGCCCTGCGTGTTGCGCGGCCCCGATAGCTACGTGCTGATCGACGATAACCTCGATGCGGAAATCAGCGTGCCGTACCTGCTGCAGCACTTTGGGGTAGCGCTTGACTACCGGCCCGCCGCGCAAGTGCCCGCCGTGATGAACGGCTTGCCCCGCAACGCCCTGCGGCCGGGCCTGAACGCTACCGTGGCTTTGTTTGGGGTGTTCGGGCCGCTTACGGCCTACTGGGTAAATCAGCTGTTGGTGCGCGTGGTGGCGTTGCTGGGCATGTACTGCCTGGTGCGCCGCTATGGGCTGGCTGCCCAGCCGCACCGGCCATTGGCCGCCGCCGTGGCCCTGGCCTGGGCCGTGTTGCCGGCCTACACCATCTACGGGTTGTCGGCGCTGGGCACGCCCTGGCCGGTGCTGGCAGTGCTGGAGCTGCGCCGCGGCAGCCGCGCGTGGTGGCCCTGGCTGGTGCTGGTGGCTTTTCCGCTGTGGTCGATGCTGGTGCTGGGGGGCTTTTTTGTGGTAGCTGCGCTGAGCCTGCTGCTCGCTGCCGACTGGCTGCGGCACCGCCGCTTGGCGCTGGCGGCCTGCGGTGGGGTAGTGGTGCTGGGCCTGGGCTACTGCGTTACCGAGTGGCCGCTGATCAGCTCCGTGCTGCTGCGGCCGCAGTTTGTGCCGCACCGCGTGGAGTTCCGGCTGGCCGAGCTGGCGCCGCAAGGCCTGGCTGCCGGGCTGCGCAGCACCCTGCAGTACCTAGGGTGGGGGCAGTACCACAGCAGCCGGTTTTTTCATGGCGGCGTGGCCCTGGCGCTGGTAGCGGCCGCGTGGCAGCTGCGGCGGGCACCTAGGCCCGCACGGCAAGCCTGGCGGCAGCGGGTAGGAGCGGGGCTGGCGGTGCTGGTGGCACTGTCGGTTTTCTGCGGATTTTACCCGCAAGCCATGGGCCCCATCCAGCGCGTGGCGCCCGCGCTGGGCGCCTTCAACCTCACGCGCTTCCATTTCCTGATGCCGCTGTTGTGGTTTGGCCTGTGGGTACTGGCCCTGCGCCGGTTGGCCGCCGGCCCGCTGCGCACCGGCCTGATCGTGCTGCAGCTTGCCATTGGCCTGGGCAGCAACGCCGAGTGGCTGAACAACCTGCGCTTGTGGGCCGGCCGCCCCGCCCCACACGAGCCCACGTGGCGGCAGTTTGTAGCCCCCGAGCTGTTCGGGCAAGCCCGGCGGCAGCTGGAGCAGCGCAGCGGCCAGCCGGCCGCCGCGTGGCGGGTGGCGTGCCTGGGCCTGCCGCCCGCCGTGGCGCAGCTCAATGATTTTTACACCCTCGATAGCTACCAGAACAATTACCCCTTGCCCTACAAGCACCGGTTTCGCCGCATCATTGCGCCCGAGCTGGCCAAAAGTCCCGAGCTGCGGCGCTATTTCGACGACTGGGGCAACCGCTGCTACCTGTTCGCGGCCGGGCTGGGGCGCAATTTCCGCGTGGGCCGCACCGATGGCGTGGTGGTACAGGACTTCCGGCTCGACACGGCGGCCTTTCGCGCAATGGGCGGGCGTTATGTGCTGTCGGCCGTGCGGTTGGCGCATCCAGCCCGCGCTGGTTTGCAGCTAATTGCGCAGCCCGATAGCCCAACCGCGTACTGGGCCCTCTATATTTACGAAATACGGCCCTAG
- a CDS encoding LolA family protein, which produces MKKFVALLAIAVSSFQLAVAQQDPKAAKILDQMSAKYQAMKAFRASFTQTLENQSAKVKENMNGDIIVSGPKFRLKLNGQEVINNGQTMWTYMKAENEVNISDYDPEDQEISPSQIYTLYKKGYKYAYAGETVEGGVPCDVIELSPEDHNNQVYKVRLNVSKKDKSVKSWKMFKKNGNRYTFAIKKFEPNPPVDGATFNFDKAKYKGVKVVDLR; this is translated from the coding sequence ATGAAAAAATTCGTTGCCCTGTTGGCCATTGCCGTTTCGTCATTTCAGTTGGCCGTGGCGCAGCAAGACCCCAAAGCCGCTAAAATCCTGGATCAGATGAGTGCCAAGTACCAGGCGATGAAAGCGTTCCGGGCCTCGTTCACCCAAACGCTGGAAAACCAGTCGGCGAAGGTGAAGGAGAACATGAACGGCGACATCATCGTGAGCGGCCCCAAGTTCCGGCTGAAGCTGAATGGCCAGGAGGTCATCAACAACGGCCAGACGATGTGGACCTACATGAAGGCCGAAAACGAGGTGAATATCTCGGATTACGACCCCGAGGACCAGGAAATTTCGCCTTCGCAGATCTACACGCTCTACAAAAAGGGCTATAAGTATGCCTACGCCGGCGAAACCGTGGAAGGCGGCGTGCCCTGCGACGTAATCGAGCTTTCGCCCGAAGACCACAACAACCAGGTGTACAAAGTGCGCCTGAACGTGAGCAAGAAGGATAAGTCGGTCAAAAGCTGGAAGATGTTCAAGAAGAACGGCAACCGCTACACCTTCGCCATCAAGAAGTTCGAGCCCAACCCGCCCGTTGATGGCGCTACCTTTAACTTCGACAAGGCCAAGTACAAAGGCGTGAAGGTCGTTGACCTGCGCTAA
- a CDS encoding GxxExxY protein, giving the protein MLSDTRFNPITHRIIGCAMAVHQKLGNGFPENIYQRCLAIELEENGLAFQREVALPIFYKGQEVGARRVDFLIEENVLVELKASKELTQVHFAQTINYLEAYRLEVGLLINFGEASLRFKRFLKNQPRQLPTNS; this is encoded by the coding sequence ATGCTATCAGATACCCGATTCAACCCGATAACGCACCGCATCATCGGCTGCGCAATGGCCGTTCACCAGAAGTTAGGCAATGGTTTTCCCGAGAATATTTATCAGCGTTGCTTGGCAATTGAGCTAGAGGAAAACGGGCTGGCTTTTCAGCGAGAAGTTGCGCTTCCGATCTTCTATAAAGGCCAGGAAGTGGGTGCCAGGCGCGTAGATTTCTTGATCGAAGAAAACGTTCTGGTCGAGCTTAAAGCTTCGAAAGAATTAACCCAGGTGCATTTCGCCCAGACGATAAATTATTTGGAAGCGTACAGATTAGAAGTTGGGTTGCTGATCAATTTTGGCGAAGCAAGCCTGAGGTTCAAGCGCTTTCTTAAAAACCAGCCGCGGCAACTTCCTACAAACTCGTAG
- a CDS encoding aldehyde dehydrogenase family protein: MTQAERLAAFVRLGQRLRTLPDDELTSLARRARSHNPWFDEGNVRAAVQGVAHLLEEEALREWAGRYAAEPLGTPRRVGVVMAGNIPMVGFHDLLCVLLSGHILLAKLSADDNILLRWAADELLQIEPRFQESLRFVEMLREADAFIATGSDNTARYFEFYFSKKPHLIRRNRSSIGVIAGLEPEAELAQFGPDIFQYYGLGCRNVSKLLVPAGYDFVPFLNAMHAWSNVLDHNRYNNNYDYQKSLLLVNRVPHLDSGFLMLTESMQLVSPISVVHYSQYQDQDDLRQQLAEAAPKTQIVVSVNGWYPGSVPAGRAQQPSISDYADGVDTMAFLTALA, translated from the coding sequence ATGACCCAAGCCGAACGTCTTGCTGCCTTCGTACGCCTAGGCCAGCGCCTGCGCACCCTCCCCGACGATGAACTGACCTCGCTGGCCCGGCGCGCCCGCAGCCACAACCCCTGGTTCGACGAAGGCAACGTGCGCGCCGCCGTACAGGGCGTAGCCCATCTGCTCGAGGAAGAGGCCCTGCGCGAGTGGGCAGGCCGCTACGCGGCCGAGCCCCTGGGCACGCCGCGCCGCGTGGGAGTGGTAATGGCGGGCAACATCCCGATGGTCGGCTTCCACGACTTGCTGTGCGTGCTGCTCAGCGGCCACATCCTGCTGGCCAAGCTTTCGGCCGACGACAACATCCTGCTGCGCTGGGCTGCCGACGAGCTGCTGCAAATCGAGCCTAGGTTTCAGGAAAGCCTGCGCTTTGTGGAGATGCTGCGCGAGGCCGATGCGTTCATCGCCACCGGCTCCGACAACACGGCCCGGTACTTCGAGTTCTATTTCAGCAAAAAGCCCCATCTCATCCGCCGCAACCGCTCGAGCATTGGCGTAATTGCCGGCCTGGAGCCCGAAGCCGAGCTGGCGCAGTTCGGGCCCGATATCTTCCAATACTATGGCCTGGGTTGCCGCAACGTTTCTAAACTGCTGGTGCCGGCCGGGTATGACTTCGTACCCTTCCTGAACGCCATGCACGCGTGGAGCAACGTGCTGGATCATAACCGGTACAACAACAACTACGACTACCAGAAAAGCCTGCTGCTCGTGAACCGGGTACCGCACCTCGATTCGGGCTTTCTGATGCTCACGGAAAGCATGCAGCTGGTGTCGCCGATTTCGGTGGTGCACTACAGCCAATACCAGGACCAAGACGACCTGCGCCAGCAATTGGCCGAAGCGGCCCCGAAAACGCAAATCGTAGTGTCGGTAAATGGCTGGTACCCGGGCAGCGTGCCGGCCGGGCGGGCCCAGCAACCCAGCATCAGCGACTATGCCGACGGCGTAGATACTATGGCATTTCTGACGGCTTTAGCTTAA
- a CDS encoding DUF2851 family protein yields MQEDFIHYVWQHQYFDKTTLCTEAGEPITVLRPGYRNADAGPDFLNARLLIGEVEWNGAVEIHLRASDWRRHNHQTDKKYDQVVLHVVHTADAPVHRTDGSPVPTLHLGPRIEPALLAAYEALTTAPLPTLLPCAGALPAVPELTRLMMVERVLLDRVTEKATALQALHARTGHDWESTAWHALAAGFGFKKNTEPLTRLAQALPLAVLRKHRHDARQTEALLFGQAGLLPPAEAAPDEYCAALRREYDFLAHKYKLGPAAMAAHEWNFLRLRPANFPTVRLAQLAALLHAQPRLFQPLLDAPDVRTLEKVLLAPVSAYWQQHYRPGVPAAKVPGLGKSSAHLLIINVVVPLRVAHARSIDNQAGVEAAVDLLTQLPREQNSILAVYEELQFRHRSAADSQGLLALHHGYCAPRRCLHCAIGSRILQRNVSATK; encoded by the coding sequence ATGCAGGAAGATTTTATTCACTACGTCTGGCAGCATCAGTACTTCGATAAAACCACGCTTTGCACCGAAGCCGGAGAGCCCATAACCGTGCTGCGGCCCGGCTACCGCAACGCCGATGCTGGCCCCGATTTTTTGAACGCGCGCCTGCTCATTGGCGAGGTGGAGTGGAACGGCGCCGTGGAAATCCACTTGCGCGCCTCCGATTGGCGCCGGCACAACCATCAGACCGACAAGAAGTACGATCAGGTGGTGCTGCACGTGGTGCACACCGCCGACGCCCCCGTGCACCGCACCGATGGCAGCCCCGTGCCCACGCTCCACCTAGGGCCGCGCATCGAGCCGGCGCTGCTGGCTGCCTACGAGGCCCTCACCACGGCCCCGCTGCCCACGCTGTTGCCTTGTGCCGGCGCCCTGCCAGCCGTGCCCGAGCTTACCCGCCTGATGATGGTGGAGCGCGTGCTGCTCGACCGCGTAACCGAGAAGGCCACCGCACTGCAGGCCCTGCACGCCCGCACCGGCCACGACTGGGAAAGCACCGCCTGGCATGCCCTGGCCGCCGGCTTCGGGTTCAAGAAAAACACCGAGCCGCTGACCCGGCTCGCGCAGGCCTTGCCGCTGGCCGTTTTGCGAAAGCACCGCCACGACGCGCGCCAAACCGAGGCCTTGCTCTTCGGGCAGGCCGGCTTGCTGCCTCCGGCCGAGGCGGCGCCCGATGAGTACTGCGCCGCCCTGCGCCGCGAGTACGATTTTCTGGCGCACAAGTACAAACTGGGCCCGGCGGCCATGGCCGCGCACGAGTGGAATTTTCTGCGCCTGCGCCCGGCTAATTTCCCGACGGTTCGTTTGGCGCAATTGGCCGCCTTACTGCACGCGCAGCCCCGGCTGTTTCAGCCCCTGCTCGATGCGCCCGACGTGCGCACGTTGGAGAAGGTGCTGCTGGCCCCCGTTTCGGCGTACTGGCAGCAGCACTACCGGCCCGGCGTGCCGGCGGCCAAGGTGCCGGGCCTGGGCAAAAGCAGCGCCCACCTGCTCATCATCAACGTGGTGGTGCCGCTGCGGGTGGCCCACGCCCGCTCCATCGATAACCAGGCGGGCGTAGAGGCCGCGGTGGATTTGCTGACGCAGCTGCCGCGCGAGCAAAACAGCATTTTGGCCGTGTACGAGGAGCTGCAGTTTCGGCACCGCTCGGCCGCCGACTCGCAAGGGCTGCTAGCTTTGCACCACGGCTACTGTGCCCCCCGGCGCTGCCTGCACTGCGCCATCGGCAGCCGCATTCTCCAACGAAACGTTTCGGCTACGAAGTGA
- a CDS encoding nucleoside phosphorylase — protein sequence MPIPSSELILNRDGSIYHLNLLPDHISDTIITVGDPDRVALVSQHFDSIETEVAKREFVTHVGYYRGKRLTVLSTGIGTDNIDIVLNELDALVNIDFVTREPRPLEERISLRIIRVGTSGALQPDVPVGAHLVTEHAIGLESLVQFYPLVETGAEVEFATTVQQAVGLDYRPYCVLGSDLLREQLGAGMLNGNTVTCPGFYGPQGRSLRLGLRYPDLLERLRSVQFSNPEGTFRLTNFEMETAGYYALGRMLGHEVVSLNAIVANRATGEFAENGDQIVNDLIAKTLDRA from the coding sequence ATGCCGATTCCTTCGTCGGAGCTCATCCTGAACCGCGATGGTAGCATCTACCACCTGAACCTGCTGCCCGATCACATTTCCGATACCATCATCACCGTGGGCGACCCCGACCGTGTGGCGCTGGTAAGCCAACACTTCGACTCGATTGAAACCGAGGTTGCCAAACGCGAATTTGTGACGCACGTGGGGTACTACCGCGGCAAGCGCCTTACGGTGCTTTCCACAGGTATCGGTACCGATAACATCGACATTGTGCTGAATGAGCTGGACGCGCTGGTAAACATTGATTTTGTAACCCGTGAGCCCCGCCCGCTCGAAGAGCGCATTTCGTTGCGCATCATCCGGGTGGGCACCAGCGGCGCGCTGCAGCCCGATGTGCCGGTAGGGGCGCACTTGGTTACTGAGCACGCCATCGGCCTGGAGTCGTTGGTGCAGTTCTACCCCCTGGTGGAGACGGGCGCGGAAGTGGAGTTTGCCACCACCGTGCAGCAAGCTGTTGGCCTCGATTACCGCCCGTACTGCGTGCTTGGTTCCGACTTGCTGCGTGAGCAACTGGGCGCCGGCATGCTCAACGGCAATACCGTAACGTGCCCGGGCTTCTACGGTCCGCAGGGCCGTTCGCTTCGGCTCGGGCTCCGCTACCCCGATTTGCTCGAGCGTCTGCGCAGCGTGCAGTTCAGCAACCCCGAGGGCACGTTCCGCCTCACCAACTTCGAGATGGAAACGGCCGGCTATTACGCCCTAGGTCGAATGCTGGGCCACGAGGTGGTGTCGTTGAATGCCATTGTGGCCAACCGCGCCACCGGCGAGTTTGCCGAGAACGGCGACCAGATTGTAAACGACCTGATTGCCAAAACGCTGGACCGCGCCTAG